Part of the Lotus japonicus ecotype B-129 chromosome 6, LjGifu_v1.2 genome, atgcaatctagcctttGATTGCGAAGATCTTCTATGGCTTCATCACCTTGTTTATCTTCCAAACACAAGTTATCTTCTATTGCTTTTGCATCATCTTGAATCAACATCTCGACAGGCAAGATTGAAGCGTCAATATCTCTTTTGATGGCTGCATCTTCAGCCATTATGTCGGCCTCTAAAGCCGTTTTTACCTTGTTTTCGGccgcgtaagccgaaattcgagctaagctcgaattaatcatcattTTGTGGTTTTGCCACTTCCTTGGCAGCACTTTCATCTTCCTCACTCTGCCATCCATTCATGGCATCAGCTTTGCATGACTCATTGAGGTGCAATCCTCGAATGGGGTCTAAGGTCACATAGTATTCTGAGTAAGGGTTAAAATACTGATTGGCCACTGTGTctagaggagcaattgtggccaGATTCTTTTCAAATTTCTTCTTGTCGACATAACCTGCCTCTGCCAGGCAGTAGCTTTGGTCTGCTTGCACATTCTCGACCACCCCATCTGCTTTCCAAATGGAGATCCTTTGATGCAAGGTAGAAGGCACCGCCCCTACGCCATGGATTCACTCCCTTCCCAGCAGCAAGTTGTAGTTGGCCTTAGAAGGCACAACAATGAAGAGGGTCGACCTGCCTACTGTTCCCACTGTTATGTTCAGCATGATTGCCCCCATGGAGGTGCTCATCTTTCCTTCGTAGTCTGACAAGACCATGTCATGAGGAATCAGGTCTGCCTCAGTTTTGCCCAGTTTCTTAAGCATGAACCTGGGCATCAGGTTAATTGCAGCTCCACCGTCAACTAGAACCTTGTTGACTCCCTTTTCCTTGACTTTGGCCCATACAAACAAGGgcttcaaatggctcttcatgtGTTCTGAGGGTCTCTAGGAAATAGCTTTCTCGTCTTCGACTACACCCTTCTGCATTACATAGTAGCGCAAGGGATTGTCATCAGCTTCCTCTTCGACATAATAATCCTCGTCGCTCTCAGTGACTTCTGATATTCTATCGAAATCAGTAGGCAAGATAGATACTACACATATAATGTTGAGGTCTTCTCCGTCACTGTCGTCGAAGTCCTTTAGCATATCTTCGTCCTCATCTTCAGCTACCACTTTTGCTTTTTCTTTGACAGGGTTTGGCATAGTCATCCCCTGCTTGATAGCGTGATCGAGTTGGTTGATGATCGATGCCACACTTGGCTTGTCATCTGGATTATCTTCAGGCTTTATGTCCCAAAGCGAGCGGAATTTACCACCCCTCTCTTTcagcttttatttttctcaagAAACGTCGAAATTGAGTTCTGGTCATCTGTTCTAGAGCATAGTAATTCTTAGAGCCATAGGAGTAATTTCGCGACACCAGCAAATTGTTGACGTAGGAGGATCCTTGACCTATGTCGATATTTTGCCACTTCTGGCGTGGCTTTGGCTTGGGAGGTGCTGGCCTAAACCATTGGTTTCCGGGAAAACCAGCATTGGGGACGTAGGACTTGTCCTTTCCTTTCGGATCTTGGCCCTTATGACCATGATGTCCCTGGGAAACCTCTTCCAACTCTTCATGAGGGTATTTGAGTATCCTGGCAATAGGCACCTTCCTTTGGTAATGTTTCTTCATCTCAGAATCCTGATAAGCCTTAGCTGCTGACTTATCGAACACAACGCTGGATCTAGGGCACATCATGACTTCTCTCTCTCCGTCTTTGCTTCGAGATAATAATTCGACAAGAGTCTCTCCAGCTTTAGGATAAACTTCGTCTAGGCTCACATCTTCTTCAATTTCTGGTTCCTCGACTGCCACATCTTTATCCTCCGGTTCCCCAAGTTTTAATCCCAAGTCGAGCCTTTCAGAGATATAAACCATGGAAATGTGGAGTGGTTCcacgtagttggcttcagctGTTTGTAGCGGATTAGAATCAATCTTCATCTGGCCTTTGGCTTTCTCATCGTACTTGAGCCTTCCAGAATCCAGCGCTCCCTGAACAAGATCcatgaaacgaacacactgtgaggtccagtGACCAAAAAAGTTATGGTATTTGCAgtacttttttcctttcttctgttcaagagaaggaagtttttggtctttaagGACCACAAttaaaccatcagacacaagtatatcataaattgcatcacatttggttacatcaaaagtataagttttcacagcaagAGTGCTCTCCTTAGGAGATTCTTCTCCAACCTTATTTTCATAAGGTTTTAATGTTTTACAAACATAGGGACCTCTTGGCTGGAGCTCAGCCAAGTTGATATCGTTAATATCGACATCAGGAGAGGTTTCGTGATAAACCCATGGACTTCGGCACACCGGTTCGGTGTCGATATATGCtactttctccttctttggctACTTGTTGGTAGTCTTAGCCTTTTCGTCAGACTTTTCAGCTTTTGATAACTCGACGTGCCTCACCCTGTCTGCAAGTTGTGACATATCTCGAATGTATTGCGTGTCGAGTTTCTTCCTAATAGAATATTCCAAGCCGCATGCGGCCAAGATAAACAGCTCATGCTCTAGGACGTGAGTGAAGCATCGAGATTTCAGCATCGTGAACCTGTTCAGATAATCGTCTATGGACTCAGCCGTTTTCCTCTTGACACTTGCCAGGTCCTTCAGGCTCACCTtacactctcccctaaagaattgcTCATGGAAGATTCTTTCCAATTGAGCCCACGTGTGAACTGACCTTGGGGCAAGGGTTGTGAACCATGTGAATGTGTTCTTAGTTAGAGAACTAGGGAAGTATTTCATCTTCAAATTCTCATTGATGGCTAAATCCCCAGCTTCAATTTGATACCTAGCTACATGTTCAACAGTAGACTCTCCAGAGTCTCCTGAGAATTTAGTAAACTTAGGGACTTTCCATCCTCGAGGAAGCTCTGCTTCGAGAACCTCTTCAGTAAAGGCTGagacaaaatggggtctattcgtaAAACCCACATTAAAATCATGTTGGTTTAACAATTGTTCGACCACGGCTGCAACATTTTGCTGCCCCCCAgcattctggtgtcgaattctttccaaAACTCCATCAGCGTGCTCATTCCTGTTCACCATGTACAGGTTCTGGGGTTGTTGTTGCACACCGTCATTTTCTCCAAACAAAGGGTCTTGCACCATGTTTGGAAGCGGTGGCACTGGACCACGCGCAGGAATTGCGACAGGCGGGATTGGTCAATCCCTGGCAAAGGCGCAACTTC contains:
- the LOC130724858 gene encoding uncharacterized protein LOC130724858 — protein: MVQDPLFGENDGVQQQPQNLYMVNRNEHADGVLERIRHQNAGGQQNVAAVVEQLLNQHDFNVGFTNRPHFVSAFTEEVLEAELPRGWKVPKFTKFSGDSGESTVEHVARYQIEAGDLAINENLKMKYFPSSLTKNTFTWFTTLAPRSVHTWAQLERIFHEQFFRGECKVSLKDLASVKRKTAESIDDYLNRFTMLKSRCFTHVLEHELFILAACGLEYSIRKKLDTQYIRDMSQLADRVRHVELSKAEKSDEKAKTTNK